In Roseomonas fluvialis, one genomic interval encodes:
- a CDS encoding flagellar basal body rod protein FlgB translates to MDPTRTGPIALAESRMRWLDARQRVLSHNVANADTPGFRPSDLRPFGQAVHAAMVQTNGRHLGPAGGADPRARAERRVPDRSMDGNGVALDREAMRIADTETAHALAVGLHRRYLGLFRTALGRNS, encoded by the coding sequence ATGGACCCGACCCGCACAGGACCGATCGCGCTGGCCGAGAGCCGGATGCGCTGGCTCGATGCGCGCCAGCGCGTGCTGTCGCACAACGTCGCGAATGCCGATACGCCGGGCTTCCGGCCATCGGACCTGCGGCCCTTCGGCCAGGCGGTGCATGCGGCGATGGTGCAGACCAATGGGCGGCATCTTGGCCCCGCCGGCGGGGCCGACCCGCGTGCGCGGGCCGAGCGCCGCGTGCCGGACCGCAGCATGGACGGCAACGGCGTGGCACTCGACCGCGAGGCCATGCGCATCGCCGATACCGAGACGGCGCATGCCCTCGCGGTCGGGCTGCACCGCCGCTACCTCGGGCTGTTCCGCACCGCGCTCGGGCGCAATTCGTAA